The sequence CGGATGTCCGGCGCACGCTTCAATCGCGCACGCTTCTGCAGTCGCTGAAAGCTCGGCAGCCCGACGTCGTCATGGACGGTGATCTCGCCGTCCAGGATCAGCCGCTCGTAGGGCAGCCGCGCGAGCGCGCGCGCGACATCGGGGAACGACTCCGTCCAGTCATGGCCGTTGCGCGTCTGCAGCACGATGCGCTCGCCGTCCTTGAGCGCGAGGAAGCGGTAGCCGTCGAACTTGAACTCGTAGACCCAGTCCGGATGATCGAACGCGCTCGTCGCACGCTCCGCGAGCATCGGCGCGCAGTCCTTGATGCGCACATCCCGCTGGGGCGCGTCCAGCGCTTCCAGCTCGGCCTGCAGGTCCTCGTCGCGCACGATGCCATTGCGCAGCTCCTCGAGCGTGAGTCCGGACAGCACGGACGACTCGTCGAAGTCGTCCGCATCGGCGCGCATCAGCGCGTCGCGCTCCTTGATCAGCAGCCAGTCCTTGTCGCTGCGCTTCGTCTTCACGAGTGTCCAGCGGCCGCGCAGCTTCTGGCCGCGCAGCTCGAAGAGCAGCTTGCCCTTCTCGAAGCCGTGATGCGGGTCCTCGATCGGCACCCAGACGCCGCGGTCCCACACGATCATCTCGCCCGCGCCGTAGTTGCCCCTGGGGATCACGCCCTCGAAGTCCGCATAGGCGAGTGGGTGGTCCTCCGTCTGGAACGCGCCGCGCTTGTTCGCCTGGTCGTACGACGGGCCTTTGGGCACCGCCCACGACTTGAGGACGCCGTCCAGCTCGAGACGCAGGTCGTAGTGCAGGTTGCGCGCGGCGTGCTTCTGCACGACGAACCGCAGCACACCGCCGTCCAGCGGCTCGCCGCCGAAGGGTTCGGGGGTGCTGCCAGGATCACGCTTGTCCCGGTATTCGGCGAGCGGGTCGGTTGCCATGCACCGAATGGGCGCTGGATGGGCCGGTGCGGTCAAGTGGGTCGCCCACCCGGCCGCTACCGCCTCCGCTGCTCCACGCCGCGCAGGATCACTTCGGCAAGCTCGGACCGACGCGCACCCGTGAGGTCGACCGTTTCCGGCTCCGCCAGCTCGTAGCCATGAATGATGTTGCGGAGCTGGTCCTCGCTCAGCGCGTTCAGCTGATTGCGCAGCACGTCCGCACCTTCAGCGTACACGTGGAAGGGGTCCAGCACCGCGCGGGAGCGTGCGTGTGCGGCGTCGCTCCGCCAGCGCGCCTCGGCCGGCGCATCGAATGCCGCGCTGCGGGTGGGTGCCCGTCGTGGGGGTATCGGCGGCGTGTCGCCCAGCGCACGTCGCAGCGCACCTTCCAGGTACGTCGCCGTGAGCCCCTGCGCCCAGTACATCAGGTCGTCGCGGTTCGGCTGCGTCGTTTCCCGCCCGGTCCGCAGTGGCTCCCCTTCGATCGGAACGAACTCGATCCAGCCCTCCCAGAGCCCGTCGGCGCGTGCACGCCCACAGGCCTGTGGCTCGTACAACCGCCCGTCCGCACCCGCGACGCGGATGTCGTAATCGACGAGTACCTCTGCCATGGCTCGCTCCTGCCTCACCCTGCAACCCTGAAATGCAACTCGTCGGCCATCCTCTCCGCGTGACTGGAACGGCTGTCGATTTGCGGGCATCTCATTCGTCACAGTACCACAAAGCCCTTGCCCCGACTGCGTCACCCGTACAATCATGGCCACCCTATGAGCGCACGAGCGATCGGATCCGCGACCATTTCCTTCGGCCTGGTCTCCGTCCCGGTGAAGCTGTACTCGTCGGGCGACTCGACCGCCGCGATCAGCTTCAACTGGATCCACAAGGACTGTGGCTCCCGGCTGAAGCAGCAGTACATCTGCGCCCGCGACGGCACGGTGGTCGAGAAGGACGAGATGGTGAAGGGCTACGAGTTCGCCAAGGACCAGTACGTCCTGTTCACCACGGACGAGCTGAAGGCGCTGGACCAGAAGGCCGACAACACGATCGAGATCGTGGAGTTCGTCCCGGCGGACCAGGTCGAGAAGACGTACATCGACAAGGTCGTCTACCTCGGGCCGGAGAAGGGTGGCGACCGCGCGTACCGCCTGCTGTCGGCGGCCATGCGCGAGACCGGCCTGTCGGCGCTGGGCCGCTACGCCGCACGCGGCAAGCAGTACCTGGTCCTGCTCTCGCCCATGCGCGACGGCATCATCATGGAGCAGCTCCGCTACGCCCACGAGGTCCGCTCCTTCGAGGACGTGCCGATCGGCGAGGCGGAGGTGAAGGACCAGGAGCTGAAGCTCGCGGTGCAGCTGATCGACCAGATCCGGGCCGAGAGCTTCGAGCCGGAGAAGTACCGGGACGAGGTGCGCGAGCGTCAGCTCGAGCTGATCCAGGCCAAGGTCCAGGGCGAGGACATCACGGCCGCGCCGGTCGAGGCGCCGCAGGCGCAGATCATCGACCTGATGGCGGCGCTCAAGGCATCGCTCGCGAAGCAGGGCGCAGCCGAGGACGACGAGGGCGGCCGCAAGCCGGTCCGTGCGGCGAAGACAGCGAAGAAGGCGGCGAAGCGCAGGGCCAGCGGCGGCTGAGGTCGCGATGTGGTATGGCACCCGGGACGTCGCCAGGCTGCTGGGGCTCTCGGAATCGCAGGTCCGGTCGTATGTGCGCGCTGGCCTGATCGAGGTCGAGCGCGGCCCGCGCAATGCCTACCGTTTCACCTTCCAGGACCTGGTGCTGCTCCGCGCCGCGCGCGGCCTGATCCAGGCGCGCGTGCCTCACCTGCGCGTGATCCGCGCGCTGCGTCGAATCAAGGCGCAGCTCCCACCCGACCGCAACCTGGCCGGTCTCCGCATCCGCGTGGATGGCGACGACGTCATCGTGAGCGACGGCGACGCCGCGTGGAACCCGGTGTCGGGCCAGCTCCACCTCGATTTCCAGGTCGCCGACCTGAACGCCGAGATCGCGCCGCTGCATGCTTCCGTTCGTCCCGCCATGCCGGCGATCACCGCGGACGACTGGTTCGAGCGCGGCGTCGAGCTGGAATTGATCTCGGCAGACGACGCGGTCACCGCGTACGAGCGGGCGCTGGAGCTGGATCCCCGCCACGCGGATGCGCACGTGAACCTGGGCAGGCTGCTGCATGAGGCGCGGCGACTCGCGCAGGCGGAGCTGCACTACCGGGCGGCGCTGGCCACGGGACCGCACGCGACGGCGGCGTACAACCTGGGCATCGTGCTGGAGGACCGGCAGCGGCAGAAGGAGGCGGTGAGCGCGTACCTGCGGGCGCTGGATGCCGACCCGCGGATGGCCGACGCGCACTACAACCTGTCACGGCTGTACGAGCAGCTCGGCGACGAGGCCGCCGCCGTGCGCCACCTGCGCGCCTACCGCTCGCTCACGCAGGGCACCGGCCGCGCCTGACCGCAGTCGCCGCCCCGCGCGCTTCCGCCGAATCGCGGCCCGCCCTACTTCCGCAGTATCCCCGCCGTGCTGCCCGGCTCGATGGGCAGCGATTCCCGCGTGTCCATGAACGCGGTCACGATCTCGGGATCGAACTGACGGCCGCTCTGCTCGCGGATCTCCTCGAGCGTTTCGTCGAGCGTCCAGGCGAGCTTGTACGGGCGCGCGTGCATGAGGGCGTCGAACGTGTCGACGAGTGCGACGATGCGCCCGCTCATCGGGATCTCCGCGCCGCGGGTGCCGTTGTAGCCCAGGCCGTCCCAGCGCTCGTGGTGCGTGAGCGCGATCTCCTCCGCGATCTGCAGCAGCGGCACGCGGCTGCCGCCCAGGATGCGCGCGCCGATCGTCGTGTGCGTCTTGATCAGCGAGAACTCTTCCGGCGTGAGGCGGCCCGGCTTGAGCAGCACGGAATCCGGCACGCCGATCTTGCCGACGTCGTGCAGCGGCGCGGCGCGCCGCATCAGGTCGACCTGCTCGTCCTGCCAGCCCAGCACGCGCGAGAGCGCTGCCGCCAGCTCACCGACGCGGCGGATGTGATCGCCGGTGGCGTCGTCGCGGTACTCTGCGGCCTTGGCGAGGCGGTCCAGTGTATCGATGCGGGCCTGGTCGAGCTCGGAGGTCCGGATCCGCACGCGTTCCTCGAGCTGCAGATTGTGCTCGAGCACCTGCTGCTGCAGGGCGCGGATCGTGAGCAGGTTGCGGATGCGAAGCAGCGCCTCGAGCTGGTCGA is a genomic window of Longimicrobiales bacterium containing:
- a CDS encoding Ku protein; its protein translation is MSARAIGSATISFGLVSVPVKLYSSGDSTAAISFNWIHKDCGSRLKQQYICARDGTVVEKDEMVKGYEFAKDQYVLFTTDELKALDQKADNTIEIVEFVPADQVEKTYIDKVVYLGPEKGGDRAYRLLSAAMRETGLSALGRYAARGKQYLVLLSPMRDGIIMEQLRYAHEVRSFEDVPIGEAEVKDQELKLAVQLIDQIRAESFEPEKYRDEVRERQLELIQAKVQGEDITAAPVEAPQAQIIDLMAALKASLAKQGAAEDDEGGRKPVRAAKTAKKAAKRRASGG
- a CDS encoding tetratricopeptide repeat protein; the protein is MWYGTRDVARLLGLSESQVRSYVRAGLIEVERGPRNAYRFTFQDLVLLRAARGLIQARVPHLRVIRALRRIKAQLPPDRNLAGLRIRVDGDDVIVSDGDAAWNPVSGQLHLDFQVADLNAEIAPLHASVRPAMPAITADDWFERGVELELISADDAVTAYERALELDPRHADAHVNLGRLLHEARRLAQAELHYRAALATGPHATAAYNLGIVLEDRQRQKEAVSAYLRALDADPRMADAHYNLSRLYEQLGDEAAAVRHLRAYRSLTQGTGRA
- a CDS encoding HD domain-containing phosphohydrolase, with the translated sequence MSEIDVTQRRILAVDDQEMNLRLLERILRRAGYEEILGTSQPEGVMELLDTWQPDIVLLDLHMPGLNGFEVLQQIRERTSPAAYLPVLVLTADILPETKLRALEQGASDFLAKPFDQLEALLRIRNLLTIRALQQQVLEHNLQLEERVRIRTSELDQARIDTLDRLAKAAEYRDDATGDHIRRVGELAAALSRVLGWQDEQVDLMRRAAPLHDVGKIGVPDSVLLKPGRLTPEEFSLIKTHTTIGARILGGSRVPLLQIAEEIALTHHERWDGLGYNGTRGAEIPMSGRIVALVDTFDALMHARPYKLAWTLDETLEEIREQSGRQFDPEIVTAFMDTRESLPIEPGSTAGILRK